From Xenopus tropicalis strain Nigerian chromosome 3, UCB_Xtro_10.0, whole genome shotgun sequence, the proteins below share one genomic window:
- the LOC100495739 gene encoding histone H4, which produces MSGRGKGGKGLGKGGAKRHRKVLRDNIQGITKPAIRRLARRGGVKRISGLIYEETRGVLKVFLENVIRDAVTYTEHAKRKTVTAMDVVYALKRQGRTLYGFGG; this is translated from the coding sequence ATGTCTGGCAGAGGCAAGGGCGGTAAGGGCctggggaaaggaggcgccaagcgccacaggaaggtgctgcgggataacatccaggggatcaccaagcccgccatccgccgcctggcacgcagagggggagtcaagcgcatctccGGCCTCATttatgaggagactcggggggtgCTGAAAGTTTTCCTGGAGAACGTTATCCGGGACGCtgtcacctacaccgagcacgccaagaggaagactGTTACCGCTATGGATGTGGTGTAtgctctcaagcgccagggccgcactctctacggaTTCGGGGGTTAA
- the LOC100495494 gene encoding histone H1A, protein MQLSQSADSKDSIKREQKSAADIFRFSEENDRRFAMAEAAETAPAPPPAEPAAKKKKQSKKAAGATKSKKPSGPSVSELIVKAVSASKERSGVSLAALKKALAAGGYDVEKNNSRLKLALKGLVSKETLVQVKGSGASGSFKLNKKQLQSKEKAAPAAAKAKKPAAKKAAKSPKKPKKVSAAAKSPKKVAKKAAKAAKSPKKVAKKAAKAAKSPIKPKAAKAKKVAKSPAKRA, encoded by the coding sequence ATGcaactgagccaatcagcagacagCAAAGATTCTATAAAAAGAGAACAGAAAAGCGCGGCTGATATATTTCGGTTTTCTGAAGAGAACGATAGAAGATTTGCAATGGCTGAAGCAGCTGAGACGGCGCCTGCTCCTCCCCCGGCTGAACCCGCAGCCAAGAAGAAGAAACAGAGCAAGAAAGCAGCGGGGGCCACTAAATCCAAGAAGCCATCTGGGCCCAGTGTGTCCGAACTGATAGTCAAAGCCGTATCCGCTTCCAAGGAGCGCAGCGGGGTGTCCCTGGCAGCTCTGAAGAAGGCTCTGGCTGCAGGAGGTTACGATGTGGAGAAGAATAACAGCCGCCTCAAGCTGGCTCTCAAGGGCTTGGTCAGTAAGGAGACCCTTGTCCAAGTGAAAGGGAGCGGAGCCTCCGGGTCCTTCAAGCTCAACAAGAAGCAGCTGCAGAGTAAGGAGAAGGCGGCACCGGCAGCAGCCAAAGCCAAGAAACCGGCAGCAAAGAAGGCAGCCAAGTCCCCGAAGAAGCCCAAGAAGGTGTCCGCAGCCGCCAAGAGCCCAAAGAAGGTGGCGAAGAAAGCAGCAAAGGCCGCCAAGAGCCCAAAGAAGGTGGCGAAGAAAGCAGCAAAGGCAGCGAAGAGCCCCATAAAGCCTAAAGCTGCCAAAGCCAAGAAAGTGGCCAAGAGCCCCGCAAAAAGAGCGTGA